A region of Pyxidicoccus parkwaysis DNA encodes the following proteins:
- a CDS encoding DoxX family protein codes for MSRLESSLSSPFARDVGATVLRVALGAVFLAHAGAKAFIFTFAGTAQFFEAHGFPGWTAWPVFFAELLGGLALVAGFRTRLVALALVPVMIGALKPHIGNGWMFTSAGGGWEYVAFLIFALVTQALIGSGAFALDGARERRSAPSGRTASVVG; via the coding sequence ATGAGCCGCCTCGAGTCCTCCCTGTCCTCTCCCTTCGCCCGCGACGTGGGCGCCACCGTCCTCCGCGTCGCCCTGGGCGCGGTGTTCCTCGCGCACGCGGGAGCGAAGGCGTTCATCTTCACCTTCGCCGGCACCGCCCAGTTCTTCGAGGCCCACGGCTTCCCCGGGTGGACCGCGTGGCCCGTGTTCTTCGCGGAGCTGCTCGGTGGGCTCGCGCTGGTGGCCGGGTTCCGCACGCGCCTCGTGGCACTGGCGCTGGTACCGGTGATGATTGGCGCGCTCAAGCCCCACATCGGCAACGGGTGGATGTTCACCAGCGCGGGCGGCGGCTGGGAGTACGTCGCGTTCCTCATCTTCGCGCTGGTGACGCAGGCGCTGATTGGCAGCGGGGCCTTCGCGCTGGATGGCGCACGCGAGCGTCGCTCGGCTCCGTCGGGCCGCACCGCGAGCGTCGTGGGTTGA
- a CDS encoding outer membrane protein assembly factor BamB family protein: MFRKPLSLMLLLGAPILFGACGDSEEEPQPEPAALIIDREAVDYGELEVGQASAEQRFVVRNASPSAVESVTVSIDGTGFAIMANTCERYLDAGMECEVQVKFAPRLAGTYEARLKVQGAPSVDQAVLKGVAFGWVDVTSMPAGVKVVAGDGEWTCSEPCRKAVRKAEIILHTAPEGFPSWGGPCEAAPNNGCLLRMDGPKAVFVRSVTPLFQWEVRRDLEPMSLVVAPNGDILVQDFSNLTRLSSTGQVLWTRSVTSAAKLVVDGEGRVYVMSYSGRVSRLGADGQELWGYLPTGNLLNGHFLGVSTGGHLYVMVDLGSLDGPRQARLVALTPDGTERWSVAFDEGTHNYPYGMGVDASGAVYVSGGVYNQNATTGESVFVKGYLRKFNSEGTRLWETTSAFYGFTTSSWGELTSTSSSANDPPGGFAVYWIGTNGNPVWSTPYSQGPGMVSAQAFSSAGSLLLGGYESLTGGAVGRGWFAPFNTQTRVLGPVTYVDASFSKGTRVSSLAFTPAGNVVVGGGPGDSSLSGFVRLYDARILSGQ; the protein is encoded by the coding sequence ATGTTCCGCAAGCCTTTGTCCCTGATGCTGCTCCTCGGCGCGCCCATCCTCTTCGGGGCGTGCGGAGACTCCGAAGAAGAACCCCAGCCCGAGCCGGCCGCGCTCATCATCGACCGGGAGGCGGTCGACTACGGTGAGCTGGAGGTGGGGCAGGCCTCCGCCGAGCAGCGCTTCGTCGTGCGCAACGCCTCGCCGTCCGCGGTGGAGTCGGTGACGGTGTCCATCGACGGCACCGGCTTCGCCATCATGGCCAACACCTGCGAGCGCTACCTCGACGCGGGAATGGAGTGCGAGGTGCAGGTGAAGTTCGCACCGCGTCTCGCGGGGACGTACGAGGCCCGCCTCAAGGTGCAGGGGGCGCCCTCCGTGGACCAGGCGGTCCTCAAGGGAGTGGCCTTCGGCTGGGTGGACGTGACGTCCATGCCCGCGGGCGTGAAAGTCGTGGCCGGCGACGGCGAGTGGACGTGCAGCGAGCCGTGCCGCAAGGCCGTGCGCAAGGCGGAAATCATCCTCCACACCGCGCCCGAGGGGTTCCCCTCCTGGGGCGGCCCCTGCGAGGCGGCGCCCAACAATGGCTGCCTGCTGCGCATGGATGGGCCGAAGGCGGTCTTCGTGCGCTCGGTCACCCCGCTCTTCCAATGGGAGGTGCGGCGGGACTTGGAGCCGATGAGCCTGGTGGTCGCCCCCAACGGGGACATCCTCGTCCAGGACTTCTCGAACCTGACGCGGCTGAGCAGCACGGGACAGGTGCTGTGGACGCGCTCCGTCACGTCCGCGGCGAAGCTGGTCGTGGACGGTGAGGGCCGCGTCTACGTGATGAGCTACTCCGGCCGGGTGAGCCGGCTCGGGGCGGACGGCCAGGAGCTGTGGGGCTATCTGCCGACCGGCAATCTGCTGAACGGGCACTTCCTCGGCGTGAGCACCGGCGGGCACCTCTATGTCATGGTGGACCTGGGCTCCCTTGATGGCCCGCGGCAGGCCAGGCTGGTCGCGCTCACGCCCGACGGGACTGAACGCTGGAGCGTTGCCTTCGATGAGGGCACGCACAACTACCCCTATGGAATGGGCGTGGATGCGTCGGGGGCCGTCTATGTGTCCGGCGGCGTCTACAACCAGAACGCGACGACCGGGGAGTCGGTCTTCGTGAAGGGCTACCTCCGGAAGTTCAACTCAGAGGGCACTCGCCTTTGGGAGACGACCAGCGCCTTCTACGGCTTCACCACCAGTTCCTGGGGGGAGCTGACTTCCACCAGTTCCTCCGCCAACGACCCGCCGGGGGGCTTCGCAGTGTATTGGATTGGCACCAACGGCAATCCGGTGTGGAGCACCCCGTACTCTCAAGGGCCGGGGATGGTCAGCGCGCAGGCCTTCTCGTCCGCGGGCTCGCTGCTGCTCGGAGGATACGAGTCACTCACAGGTGGTGCGGTGGGCCGGGGCTGGTTCGCGCCGTTCAATACGCAGACACGGGTCCTGGGGCCCGTCACCTATGTCGACGCCTCCTTCAGCAAGGGGACGCGCGTGAGCAGCCTCGCCTTCACCCCTGCGGGGAATGTCGTGGTGGGGGGAGGCCCCGGCGATAGCAGCTTGAGTGGCTTCGTGCGCCTGTACGACGCCCGCATCCTCTCGGGGCAGTGA
- a CDS encoding universal stress protein codes for MSIVCATNFSDAALRASTLAAALARKSGVPLLLVHVLNPNSARAFGRALTGAAEAALADQVKRLEKQGAKVETTLLTGEPAESLVAFAREQQASLVMVAAPSQEAPFLSVGGTVDRLAQALPIPLLVVRGAASLEAWARGERPLKVMLGVDRSLPFEAAREWVKGLRRFGAVEVVGGRVYWPEEEYPRLGLPLPNSFDDVTPELRQAMEQETAALLAPLASDAQAPRAVVFAGVGRIADHLVELAEREGVDLLVVGTHHRRALGRLWSVSHHAVRLARMSVACVPSTMAAEAAVDAPLPVFSEVLVGTDFSETGNRAVAYACGLVPEGGTVHLVHAAEGKLTPGQEAELKQQLLAAVPKAAQAGGRRVQVELLPHGRDVVMALVQASERHRVDAIVMGTHGRSGLKRAVLGSVTQELLLRTDRPVLVVRPPRG; via the coding sequence ATGTCCATCGTCTGCGCCACGAACTTCTCCGACGCCGCGCTGCGCGCGTCCACGCTGGCCGCCGCGCTTGCCCGCAAGTCAGGGGTGCCGCTGCTCCTGGTCCACGTGCTGAACCCCAACTCCGCGCGCGCCTTCGGGCGTGCGCTGACGGGCGCCGCCGAGGCCGCACTGGCGGACCAGGTGAAGCGCCTGGAGAAGCAGGGCGCGAAGGTCGAGACGACGCTGCTCACCGGTGAGCCGGCGGAGTCGCTGGTGGCCTTCGCGCGCGAGCAGCAGGCCTCGCTCGTGATGGTGGCGGCGCCGAGCCAGGAGGCGCCCTTCCTGAGTGTGGGCGGCACGGTGGACCGGCTGGCGCAGGCGCTGCCCATTCCGCTCCTGGTGGTGCGCGGGGCAGCGTCGCTGGAGGCGTGGGCCCGGGGCGAGCGGCCGCTGAAGGTGATGTTGGGCGTGGACCGCTCGCTGCCCTTCGAGGCGGCGCGCGAGTGGGTGAAGGGGCTGCGCCGCTTCGGCGCGGTGGAGGTGGTGGGCGGGCGCGTGTACTGGCCGGAGGAGGAGTATCCGCGTCTGGGATTGCCGCTGCCGAATTCCTTCGATGACGTCACGCCGGAGTTGCGGCAGGCGATGGAGCAGGAGACGGCCGCGCTGCTGGCGCCGCTGGCGTCCGATGCGCAGGCGCCGCGCGCCGTGGTGTTCGCAGGCGTGGGGCGCATCGCCGACCACCTGGTGGAGCTGGCCGAGCGTGAGGGCGTGGACCTGTTGGTGGTGGGCACGCATCACCGGCGCGCGCTGGGACGGCTGTGGAGCGTGTCGCATCACGCGGTGCGGCTGGCGCGCATGTCCGTGGCGTGCGTGCCCTCGACGATGGCGGCGGAGGCGGCGGTGGATGCGCCGCTGCCCGTCTTCAGCGAGGTGCTGGTGGGTACTGACTTCTCCGAGACGGGCAATCGCGCGGTGGCGTACGCCTGCGGGCTGGTGCCCGAGGGCGGCACGGTGCACCTCGTCCACGCCGCGGAAGGGAAGCTGACGCCGGGACAGGAGGCCGAGCTGAAGCAGCAGCTCCTCGCGGCCGTGCCGAAGGCGGCGCAGGCAGGTGGGCGGCGCGTGCAGGTGGAGTTGTTGCCCCATGGCAGGGACGTGGTGATGGCGCTAGTGCAGGCCTCGGAGCGGCATCGTGTGGATGCGATTGTCATGGGCACGCACGGGCGCTCGGGGCTGAAGCGCGCGGTGCTCGGCTCGGTGACGCAGGAGTTGCTGCTGCGCACGGACCGGCCCGTGCTGGTGGTGCGCCCGCCCAGGGGGTGA
- a CDS encoding 2-hydroxyacid dehydrogenase produces MRLAVFDTHRYDRDALEKANAHFGHVLTFFEPRLTLQTAKLADGFPAVCSFVNDKVDAATLAALHAGGVRLVAARSAGYNHVDLEAAEKLGIRVTRVPEYSPHAVAEHAVALVLSLVRHIPRAFQRVRDWNFSLDGLVGFDLAGKTVGVVGTGRIGRVAARIFRGFGCDVLCYDVAPDAGFEREAGVRFAPLETLFSAADIISLHVPLTPGTRHMVDAAALARMKRGVVLVNTGRGALIDSRALLDALKSGHIGGAGLDVYEEEEGIFFQDLSGQVLQDDVLARLLTFPNVLVTSHQAFLTHEALANIAESTLASVRAFERGEPLVNEVRAEQVLRAPPAAN; encoded by the coding sequence ATGCGGCTGGCCGTCTTCGATACCCACCGTTATGACCGGGACGCGCTGGAGAAGGCCAACGCGCACTTCGGCCACGTGCTCACCTTCTTCGAGCCGCGCCTCACGCTCCAGACGGCGAAGCTGGCGGATGGCTTTCCCGCGGTGTGCTCCTTCGTCAATGACAAGGTGGACGCGGCCACGCTGGCGGCGCTGCACGCGGGCGGAGTGCGGCTCGTGGCGGCGCGCTCGGCGGGCTACAACCACGTGGACCTGGAGGCGGCGGAGAAGCTGGGCATCCGCGTCACGCGCGTGCCGGAGTACTCGCCGCACGCGGTGGCCGAGCATGCGGTGGCGCTGGTGCTCTCGCTGGTGCGCCACATTCCTCGCGCCTTCCAGCGGGTGCGCGACTGGAACTTCTCCCTCGACGGGCTGGTGGGCTTCGACCTCGCGGGCAAGACGGTGGGCGTGGTGGGCACGGGCCGCATCGGCCGCGTGGCCGCGCGCATCTTCCGGGGCTTCGGCTGCGACGTGCTCTGCTACGACGTGGCGCCGGACGCCGGCTTCGAGCGCGAGGCGGGCGTGCGCTTCGCTCCGTTGGAGACGTTGTTCTCCGCGGCGGACATCATCAGCCTGCACGTGCCGCTGACGCCGGGCACGCGGCACATGGTGGACGCGGCGGCGCTGGCTCGGATGAAGAGGGGCGTGGTGCTCGTCAACACCGGCCGTGGCGCGCTCATCGACAGCCGGGCCCTGCTGGACGCGCTGAAGTCGGGCCACATCGGTGGCGCGGGGCTGGACGTGTACGAGGAGGAGGAGGGCATCTTCTTCCAGGACCTCTCCGGGCAGGTGCTCCAGGACGACGTGCTGGCGCGGCTGCTCACGTTCCCCAACGTGCTCGTCACCTCACACCAGGCCTTCCTCACCCACGAGGCCCTGGCGAATATCGCCGAGTCGACGCTGGCCAGCGTGCGCGCCTTCGAGCGGGGCGAGCCGCTGGTGAACGAGGTGCGCGCCGAGCAGGTGCTCCGCGCGCCGCCCGCCGCGAATTGA
- a CDS encoding LysR family transcriptional regulator, whose protein sequence is MARASAFIGLAPPWQSVPVSEPLFDDLLGLACFARVVELRSFTQAATALGVSKSVVSSRVARLESRVGERLLIRTTRKLTVTDAGMGVYAHCARMLQEAGAATRGASDVGRGTLRLNVPVSFAQMYLAAPLARFLAAHPDTTVDVVLSDRLVDLVEERVDVALRITRLRDSSLVARKLATTSLHVCAAPAYLKRRGTPERPEDLLHHDCLRYTHLRTEDEWRLYGPEGRIRVPVSGSLSTGNGTMLREAVAAGIGLAMLPRFMVDEDLRSGRLVTVLDDFAPRPLGIYAVHASGRTPAPRLRALLDVLAAEFRSSKWG, encoded by the coding sequence GTGGCGCGAGCGTCGGCCTTCATCGGCCTCGCGCCGCCGTGGCAGTCTGTGCCGGTGAGTGAACCCCTCTTCGATGACCTGCTCGGCCTCGCGTGCTTCGCGCGCGTGGTGGAGCTGCGCTCATTCACCCAGGCCGCCACGGCGCTCGGTGTGTCCAAGTCCGTGGTCAGCTCGCGCGTGGCCCGGCTGGAGTCGCGCGTGGGCGAGCGGCTGCTCATCCGCACCACGCGCAAGCTCACCGTCACCGACGCCGGCATGGGCGTGTATGCACACTGCGCGCGGATGCTCCAGGAGGCCGGCGCCGCCACGCGCGGTGCGTCCGACGTGGGCCGGGGCACGCTGCGCCTCAACGTGCCCGTCAGCTTCGCGCAGATGTATCTCGCCGCGCCGCTGGCCCGGTTCCTCGCCGCTCATCCGGACACCACCGTGGACGTCGTGCTGAGTGACAGGCTCGTGGACCTCGTCGAGGAGCGCGTGGATGTGGCCCTGCGGATTACCCGCCTGCGCGACTCCAGTCTCGTCGCTCGCAAGCTCGCCACCACGTCGCTGCACGTATGCGCGGCTCCCGCGTACCTGAAGCGGCGCGGTACTCCCGAGCGGCCCGAGGACCTCCTCCACCACGACTGCCTGCGCTACACGCACCTGCGCACCGAAGACGAGTGGCGCCTCTATGGCCCGGAAGGACGCATCCGCGTGCCTGTCTCCGGCTCGCTGTCCACCGGCAACGGCACCATGCTCCGCGAGGCCGTGGCCGCGGGCATCGGCCTTGCCATGCTGCCGCGCTTCATGGTGGACGAGGACCTGCGCTCAGGACGGCTCGTCACCGTGCTCGATGACTTCGCGCCCCGGCCCCTCGGCATCTACGCCGTGCATGCCTCCGGCCGGACTCCTGCTCCTCGACTGCGCGCCCTGCTCGACGTGCTCGCCGCTGAGTTCCGCTCCTCGAAGTGGGGCTGA
- a CDS encoding thioredoxin family protein, producing MFRCKACGAFNRVREPRPTGTPECGRCHAALEVSGAPQEVDGEGLDRAVLGSPVPVLLDLWAPWCAPCRAAAPILDAVGRAQAGRLLVLKLNTEAHPHAASALRVQGIPTFVVFSGGREVARRSGVMPRAELERWVMTSLAQGGANATA from the coding sequence ATGTTCCGCTGCAAGGCCTGTGGAGCGTTCAACCGGGTGCGCGAGCCCCGCCCGACAGGCACGCCCGAGTGCGGCCGCTGCCACGCCGCGCTGGAGGTCTCCGGCGCGCCGCAGGAGGTGGATGGCGAGGGACTGGACCGCGCCGTCCTCGGCTCTCCGGTGCCGGTGCTGTTGGACTTGTGGGCGCCCTGGTGCGCGCCGTGCCGCGCGGCCGCGCCCATCCTGGACGCGGTGGGCCGGGCCCAGGCGGGCCGGCTGCTGGTGCTGAAGCTGAACACGGAAGCCCACCCGCACGCGGCCAGCGCGCTGCGCGTGCAGGGCATCCCCACCTTCGTGGTGTTCTCAGGTGGGCGCGAGGTGGCGCGCCGCAGCGGCGTCATGCCCCGCGCGGAATTGGAGCGGTGGGTGATGACGTCCCTGGCCCAGGGAGGAGCCAATGCCACCGCGTGA
- a CDS encoding TetR/AcrR family transcriptional regulator, which translates to MARPSVREKIVVAGMKTLLQRGFNGCGVQDITSAAGVPKGSFYNHFESKEALGAEVIERYWQSSSSRLAILRDASVSPLERLRRCFTSQVEALVEWNYERGCLLGNFAAEMSDHSTVLRARVAAAFAEWTRELEQVIQQAQAAGEIPQGSPPAALATFLINAWEGAVLRARVDKSRVALDAYLSLAFDKVLA; encoded by the coding sequence ATGGCCCGACCGAGCGTCCGCGAGAAGATTGTCGTCGCTGGGATGAAGACCCTGCTGCAGCGGGGCTTCAACGGCTGCGGCGTGCAGGACATCACCTCGGCCGCCGGCGTCCCGAAGGGCTCGTTCTACAACCACTTCGAGAGCAAGGAGGCGCTCGGCGCGGAGGTCATCGAGCGCTACTGGCAGAGCTCGAGCTCGCGGCTCGCCATCCTTCGAGATGCATCTGTCTCTCCGCTGGAGCGACTGCGGCGCTGTTTCACGTCGCAGGTGGAGGCGCTCGTGGAGTGGAACTACGAGCGCGGCTGTCTGCTCGGAAACTTCGCCGCGGAGATGTCGGACCACAGCACGGTGCTTCGCGCCCGCGTCGCGGCGGCCTTCGCGGAGTGGACTCGCGAACTGGAGCAGGTGATTCAGCAGGCGCAGGCCGCGGGCGAGATTCCCCAGGGCAGCCCTCCCGCCGCGCTGGCCACCTTCCTCATCAACGCCTGGGAGGGCGCGGTGCTGCGAGCCCGGGTCGACAAGAGCCGGGTGGCGCTGGATGCGTACCTGAGCCTCGCCTTCGACAAGGTCCTGGCCTGA
- a CDS encoding nicotinate phosphoribosyltransferase translates to MEDGAALLTDLYQLTMAEAYLDEGLWDEAVFSLFVRRLPSRRNYLLAAGLEDALRFLEQLRFGAEELDWLASLGRFSDRLLGWLERFRFSGDVDAMPEGTPVFAQEPLLEVRAPLPEAQLVETYLLNQVHLQTLAASKAARVVEAAAGRPVMEFGLRRIHGTDAGLKVARAAYVAGVDSTSNVLAGKLYGIPLSGTMAHSYVQAHDDELDAFRVFTRVYPEATLLVDTYDTLHGVQHAIRLARERGEDFHVRALRLDSGDLLALSRAARDMLDEAGLKQVRLVGSGGLDEDAVAKLVAHGAPLDAFGVGTAMGVSADAPSLDMAYKLVEYAGKERVKLSEGKVLLPGAKQVYRQEDDGVARADVLTRRGDVEEGHPLLRPVMRAGKRLPGASPPLADVRARARREVSRLPPGVRALAPARPPYPVRLGKALERTREALVEAWSAAP, encoded by the coding sequence ATGGAGGATGGCGCCGCGCTGCTGACGGACCTCTACCAGTTGACCATGGCGGAGGCCTACCTCGACGAGGGGCTGTGGGACGAGGCCGTCTTCAGCCTCTTCGTCCGGCGCCTCCCGAGCCGCCGCAACTACCTGCTCGCGGCGGGCCTGGAAGACGCACTCCGGTTCCTGGAGCAACTGCGTTTCGGCGCGGAGGAGCTGGACTGGCTCGCCTCGCTGGGGCGCTTCTCGGACCGGCTGCTCGGCTGGCTGGAGCGCTTCCGCTTCAGCGGGGACGTGGACGCGATGCCGGAGGGCACGCCCGTCTTCGCGCAGGAGCCGCTGCTGGAGGTGCGCGCGCCGCTGCCGGAGGCGCAGCTCGTGGAGACGTACCTCCTCAATCAGGTGCACCTCCAGACGCTCGCGGCGTCGAAGGCGGCGCGGGTGGTGGAGGCGGCGGCGGGACGCCCGGTGATGGAGTTCGGCCTGCGCCGCATCCACGGCACGGACGCGGGGTTGAAGGTCGCTCGGGCCGCGTACGTCGCGGGCGTGGACTCCACCTCCAACGTGCTCGCGGGGAAGCTGTATGGCATTCCCCTGTCGGGCACCATGGCGCACAGCTACGTGCAGGCGCACGACGATGAGCTGGACGCCTTCCGCGTCTTCACGCGCGTGTACCCGGAGGCGACGCTGCTGGTGGACACGTACGACACGCTGCACGGCGTACAGCACGCGATTCGGCTGGCGCGTGAGCGCGGCGAGGACTTCCACGTGCGCGCGCTGCGGCTGGATTCGGGAGACCTGCTGGCCTTGTCGCGGGCGGCGCGGGACATGCTGGACGAGGCGGGACTGAAGCAGGTGCGGCTCGTCGGCAGCGGCGGGCTGGACGAGGACGCGGTGGCGAAGCTGGTGGCCCATGGCGCGCCGCTCGACGCCTTCGGCGTGGGCACGGCGATGGGCGTGTCCGCGGACGCGCCCTCGCTGGACATGGCCTACAAGCTGGTGGAGTACGCGGGGAAGGAGCGCGTGAAGCTGTCCGAGGGCAAGGTGCTCCTGCCAGGCGCGAAGCAGGTGTATCGCCAGGAGGACGACGGCGTGGCGCGCGCGGATGTCCTCACCCGGCGCGGCGACGTGGAGGAGGGACACCCGCTGCTGAGGCCGGTGATGCGCGCGGGGAAGCGGCTGCCCGGGGCGTCCCCGCCGCTGGCCGACGTGCGGGCCCGCGCGAGGCGGGAGGTGTCACGCCTCCCGCCCGGGGTGCGCGCGCTGGCGCCCGCGAGGCCGCCCTACCCGGTGAGGCTGGGCAAGGCGCTGGAGCGGACGCGCGAAGCGCTGGTGGAGGCCTGGTCGGCGGCGCCGTGA
- a CDS encoding nucleotidyltransferase domain-containing protein, with protein MPPEPHRRFLDTALAVWTHDSRLLGVAAGGSLLTGRMDAFSDLDLVLVYPDDARAAVMAERLELARAAGPLLQGFTGEHVGEPRLLICLYGPPLLHVDLKFSSLTELGTRIEDPRVLWERDGALTRRISETSATPLPPLIPQWLEDRFWVWIHYGVDKARRGELFECLDMLAYLRSQVLAPLVGAAEGHVIRGVRRAELEAPGWIPALAATVARATRMDCGRALHAAVALYMQVRDAAGPVRRSGAEAAVREYLEACFPHDGQAAG; from the coding sequence ATGCCCCCCGAACCGCATCGCCGCTTCCTGGACACAGCCCTGGCCGTATGGACCCATGACTCCCGCCTGCTGGGCGTGGCCGCCGGAGGAAGCCTCCTGACGGGCCGGATGGATGCCTTCTCCGACCTGGACCTCGTCCTCGTCTACCCGGACGACGCCCGCGCCGCGGTGATGGCGGAACGGCTCGAGCTCGCACGCGCGGCCGGCCCGCTGCTCCAGGGCTTCACGGGTGAGCACGTGGGAGAGCCCCGCCTGCTCATCTGCCTCTATGGTCCGCCCCTGCTCCACGTGGACCTGAAGTTCAGCTCCCTCACGGAGCTCGGCACCCGCATCGAGGACCCGAGGGTGCTCTGGGAGCGCGACGGCGCCCTGACGCGGCGAATCTCCGAGACGTCCGCGACACCGTTGCCGCCTCTCATCCCCCAGTGGCTGGAGGACCGCTTCTGGGTATGGATTCACTACGGTGTGGACAAGGCCCGGCGCGGCGAGCTGTTCGAGTGCCTCGACATGCTGGCGTACCTGCGCTCGCAGGTGCTGGCCCCGCTGGTGGGCGCGGCGGAGGGGCATGTCATTCGAGGTGTCCGCCGGGCGGAGCTCGAGGCCCCTGGCTGGATACCCGCGCTCGCGGCCACGGTGGCGCGGGCCACGCGCATGGACTGCGGGCGCGCGCTCCACGCGGCGGTAGCGCTGTACATGCAGGTCCGTGACGCAGCGGGCCCCGTGCGGCGCTCGGGCGCGGAGGCCGCCGTGCGTGAGTACCTGGAGGCGTGCTTCCCGCACGACGGGCAGGCGGCGGGCTGA
- a CDS encoding NmrA/HSCARG family protein: MSQADKVIVVFGATGRQGSAAAKHLQASGWRVRAPVRDTRSAGAQALARSGVEVVPGDMNDCASLDSAMRGAHGVFSVQPGAGDVGFGVTLDDEVRMGKGVADAAKAAGVRHLVYTSVGGAERNTGIGHFETKWTIEKHIRSIGVPATVFRPNAFMEILTWKDFGIPQGVLSFFSAPESPLQLIAVDDIGRFVALAFGSPETYVGQSLELAGDALTGTQLAAAISRATNRSIPYVRLPGDVLRQNSTLERIARFTDEDGGRADITALRERHPGLMTFDTWLDRTGRALFETLLRQP; encoded by the coding sequence ATGAGCCAGGCAGACAAGGTCATTGTCGTATTCGGAGCGACGGGACGGCAGGGCAGCGCGGCGGCGAAGCACCTCCAAGCGAGCGGATGGCGCGTGCGCGCACCGGTCCGCGATACCCGAAGCGCTGGAGCCCAGGCGCTCGCGCGCTCGGGTGTAGAGGTGGTGCCGGGAGACATGAATGACTGCGCCTCGCTCGACTCGGCGATGCGCGGCGCTCACGGTGTCTTCAGCGTCCAGCCCGGTGCCGGGGATGTGGGGTTCGGCGTCACGTTGGATGACGAGGTCCGCATGGGGAAGGGTGTCGCGGACGCGGCGAAGGCAGCGGGAGTGCGGCACCTCGTCTACACGTCGGTAGGCGGCGCGGAGCGGAACACGGGCATCGGCCACTTCGAGACCAAGTGGACCATCGAGAAGCACATCCGCTCCATCGGCGTGCCCGCCACGGTCTTCCGCCCCAATGCGTTCATGGAAATCCTCACGTGGAAGGACTTCGGCATCCCCCAGGGAGTGCTGTCCTTCTTCAGCGCGCCGGAGAGCCCCCTCCAGCTCATCGCCGTGGATGACATCGGAAGGTTCGTCGCGCTCGCCTTCGGTTCTCCGGAGACGTACGTGGGGCAATCCCTCGAGCTGGCGGGAGATGCGCTGACGGGCACACAACTCGCGGCGGCCATCAGCCGTGCGACGAATCGCTCCATTCCCTACGTGCGGCTTCCCGGGGACGTGCTTCGTCAGAATTCCACGCTGGAGCGCATCGCCCGGTTCACCGACGAGGATGGTGGAAGGGCAGACATCACAGCGCTCCGCGAGCGACACCCCGGCCTGATGACGTTCGACACCTGGCTCGACCGCACGGGCAGGGCGCTGTTCGAGACGTTGCTCCGCCAGCCCTGA